The following nucleotide sequence is from Streptomyces bathyalis.
CAGGCACCGGTGGAGATATGTTGCCTGACCACGCCGCTCCAGCAGGATGGGGTGTTCATCCAATGGACATGCCTGGCGGGTGCCGCCGCCCGACGGACGAGGAGGCTGCACACCATGCCTCGAACGCGCGAACCCGGGAGAACCGTCAGCTCCCGCCTGCTGGAGATCCTTTTCGCCTTCCGGGCCGACCACCCCGACCTGAGCCTGGCCGATCTCGTGCGCATCACCGGCATCCCGCACGCCACCGTTCGGCGACTGGCCCTGGAACTGGTCGACGTGGGCGCCCTGGAACGCCGAGAGGACGGACGGTTCACCGTCGGGCTGCGGCTCTGGCAACTGGGGACGCTGGCGCCCCTGACCGAGTCGCTGCGGACCCTGGCCCAGCCCTTCATGGAGGACCTCCACAGCGCACTGCACCAGCACGTACAGCTGGCCGTCCTCGAAGGACATGAGGCAGTGATCATCGAACGGCTCTCCGCGCCGCACGCGCCGGCCCTGGTGTCGCGGGTCGGCGGACGGCTCCCGCTCCACTGTTCCGGCGTCGGGAAAGTGCTGCTGAGCCACGGCGGGCCGGAGCTGATCGAGAGCGTTCTGAGTGGCGGACTGCACCGCCATACCTCGCGGACCGTGGTCGACCCCGCGGAGCTGCGCAACGAGATCGCTGCGTGCCGCCGGACCGGAACCGCCGCCGTTCGTGGGGAGCTGACCGGGGAAGCCGACTCGGTGGCCGCTCGCATCGTCGACGGCCATGGCCGGGTCGTCGCGGCCCTGTCGGTCGTGCTCCGGGCGGGTTCGGTCAACCATCAAGCCGCGCTGGCAGCAGTGCTGGCGAGCGGCTTCGGGATCTCACGGCAGCTCGGTTGGCGACCGGGCATCCGGGTCCGGGAAGGCTGACGTCGGCTGACGTGTGCGCGTGCCCTACCGCGGACCGCCTGGCGGGCGGAGAGCAAGGCGGGCAAGCCCTCGGCGCCGCCCGAGGCGGTCGCGGCTGCGTGACACCTGCTCCGTGAGGGCCCAGCTGCCCTGTTGCGCGGGGTCCGGATCCGGTACGGCGTCGTCGAGCGAACACCCGGCCTGCGAGGAGGGACACGAGAGGGCCTGGCCGCAGACCTGTGAAGAAACCGCAGAAGCCCCGCTCGCGGTGGAGCACCGCGATATGCGCGCCGCTACAGTGAGGCCGCCATCGCTCAACTGCCCTGTCACGGGAGGCCCTTGCGTGTTGATGCAGCTTCTGGTCATCTGCGCATGGGTGGTCTATCTCCTGGGTTTCCTGCTTCTGCTGGCCGTTCTCGAACGCTTCCGCAGCAGGAGGACCCTGATCCGCCTCATCCTGTGCACGGCCAGCCTCATCACCAGCGCCCTCATGCTGTGGGGGGCCACAGAGGCTGACGTGCCCGACAGCTACGCCGACACATCACTGACGCGCCTGCTCGATACCGCCGCAGGCTGGCTCCACAACGTGCTCGTGGTCACGGCCCTCGCCGTGTTCGTCATCGCCGCGATACGGGGTCACAGCCGGTTCCGCACCCGCTGACGTTCTGGGCCTGGCCCGGTGGGGTCACTCCGGCAGGATCGTGGCGAGGTCCGTGACGCGGTCGAGGTCCAGGATTCCCTCGATCAGCTTTCTCGTTGCCGCACGGCCCCATGCAGGTTCCAGGAGAGCGGTGCACTTGACCATCAAGTCGTCGTCGGTGAACGGGTCTTCGGGAGCGCCCCAGACGGGATCGGCCACCGCCACCTCGACAACCTTGCCGGAGCGGGTGCGGAACACGACGCGGGACGGCATCTGCCCGTGGTGGAACGACGCGTCCATCTCCTCGTCGTGATGCACAGCGATGCGCGCGGCGACACCGAGGACCGCCGGATCGGTGAGGTCCGACTCCTTCAGCCCACGCCCCGGCGACCGTTCCACAAGCTCCAGCGCCAGCAGGTACGGAAGGCTGAACTGGGCGTCGACGATGTCCTCCGGAGCCGGGTTCGTGAAGTTCGACGCCAGTTCCCGGAACGTATGGACCTCGACCCGCTCGATGTCCGCTAGCGGGGGCAGTTCGCCGCTGCGCCGCAACTGCCTGACGCAGTCGAGGGCGGAGTGCGTCCACCGGCACGACGCGTACGGCTTGATCCGCGTCGCCCCGAGGCGGAATTCCTCGCCGAGGCCGGCGGTCAGGAGTTCGGCGTCGAACCGGTCCGAGCCCGCCATCGTCCAGAAGCCGTGATCTCCGTCCAGCACCGTCCGGCTGCTGCGGAAGCCGTCGCGGGCCAGCAGCGCCCCGAGTACGCCTCCCATGGCGGCCCACCCGTAGTTGTTCTTCGTCCACGAAAGAGGCCGGTCCTCCGGCTCCAGGCCGATCTTGCGAACGCTCGGCACCGGAGCGTTGAAGGCTGCCGCACCGAGGGCGTGGCGGGTCGTCTCGGTGTCGAGGCCGAGCAGGCTGGCAGCGGCCGCCGCGGAACCCAGGGTCTGCCACGTGGCGAACCCCCAGACCTGGCGCAGCCGTTCGGGACTCGGGAAGGCCGCTTCGGCCACCCGGATCGCAACCTCGTATCCGACCGCGACCGCGGCGAGGACGTCCCGTCCGTGAGCCGACACCTTCTCCGCCACGGCGAACGACGGCGGGACGGCCGTCGCGCCGGGGTGGAGGAAGGTCTTGTAGGTGTCGTCGAAGTCGAGCGCGTTCGCGCAGGCCGCGTTGACGTAGGAGGCGGCCAGGACCGAGACGTGTTCGCCCGATCCCAGGACACGAGCCGCCCGCTCGGAGCCCAGGCCGGAGACGACGCTGCCCTGGATCCGGGATGCCGCCGTGCTCAAGCCGCCCACGGCGTTGGCGACCCCGTCCAGGATCAGCCGCTTCAACTGCTCGACGGTGGCGGAAGCGAGGTCCTCGAACCGCGCTTCGGAGACAAAGCGCGCGATCTCGCCGGTCGCGTCGGGTGACATGCTGCCGGTCACCGGTGGCTCCCGCGCGTGGCGAACCGCTCCGGTCGCATG
It contains:
- a CDS encoding MmgE/PrpD family protein: MTGSMSPDATGEIARFVSEARFEDLASATVEQLKRLILDGVANAVGGLSTAASRIQGSVVSGLGSERAARVLGSGEHVSVLAASYVNAACANALDFDDTYKTFLHPGATAVPPSFAVAEKVSAHGRDVLAAVAVGYEVAIRVAEAAFPSPERLRQVWGFATWQTLGSAAAAASLLGLDTETTRHALGAAAFNAPVPSVRKIGLEPEDRPLSWTKNNYGWAAMGGVLGALLARDGFRSSRTVLDGDHGFWTMAGSDRFDAELLTAGLGEEFRLGATRIKPYASCRWTHSALDCVRQLRRSGELPPLADIERVEVHTFRELASNFTNPAPEDIVDAQFSLPYLLALELVERSPGRGLKESDLTDPAVLGVAARIAVHHDEEMDASFHHGQMPSRVVFRTRSGKVVEVAVADPVWGAPEDPFTDDDLMVKCTALLEPAWGRAATRKLIEGILDLDRVTDLATILPE
- a CDS encoding IclR family transcriptional regulator; its protein translation is MPRTREPGRTVSSRLLEILFAFRADHPDLSLADLVRITGIPHATVRRLALELVDVGALERREDGRFTVGLRLWQLGTLAPLTESLRTLAQPFMEDLHSALHQHVQLAVLEGHEAVIIERLSAPHAPALVSRVGGRLPLHCSGVGKVLLSHGGPELIESVLSGGLHRHTSRTVVDPAELRNEIAACRRTGTAAVRGELTGEADSVAARIVDGHGRVVAALSVVLRAGSVNHQAALAAVLASGFGISRQLGWRPGIRVREG